CCACCTGGTGTCCAACTCAGATATTAAATTCTCTTGAAGGAAAAACGTACATGGCAACCAACTATGGGATGGCTAATAGCTCACATTCATAGGAGCTCACATTCATAGAGCACCTTAAACATACTTATTTGATCGTCCCCGAAACCTGACGAGGTGCTCTCTCCATTTTGTAGAGAAAGAAACCAAGGCATAGAGAAGTCAGATGCCTTACTTAGAGTTATGCCTCTAGTTTCTGAAGCTATCACATTCAAAATCAAGTTTCCTCAATCCATAAGctgaactctatccacttcaccacttgggtattgtgaatcttaaaaattctcagaccctacttcagaagatttggttaagaccattccccattttaaacaatgaaggtacttgatcaggaatgtgagaactctactccacccatacttaagcatactttagggaaagataaagttgtaaactctttactgaacaatgaaaagtatttaacccatacttaaagtaaagctaaaaaaacttaagctgggtctatttttagatctaatacaaaaaggtgctaagtacctatgaaggtcaggcaagttgcaaacttgcaagggacaagcttaacaaaagaggtgtgaagttttagtcttctactcaggtgtgaattactcaaaagtttagtctattCAGGTGTGAAATTCAGAATAGTCAGTCTTGTGAAAACGTCTATTGTGATTAGTAGaggtgaaaatttaggggaggtgaaaattctctttaaaaggaggccagaaggcctctgaatgGAAGCCTTAGAAGCTGAAAGTTCAGCTTCCCAAAGCTGAATTGAagggctcggtggctgaacttagttgagctgaggagctgaactggtgggtctctctgaaaactagaatcttgcttgggacaaatcttgtggtgagtggtttaaaaactgactgatctctctcttaaggcttaagcctaggctggcctaggctggcctagccctttgtcattatttcctcttactctctctctccctttcatgaATTCCTTatatgtattaattaaaatctccataaaacccagctgaattgggtatatttcatattggggaatttttcccatggcgaccactttggtataaaatcaagacactaaaaattatctttatagttttggtaattttcaaagttttgaaaacatattttcacagtcacagtttaaggcaaccactcttttatctataaCAGTATATCACCTAAAACTAAGGCAACACTTGAGCCAAAGGAGTACAGGTGGAGGTCCAATAATGTCAAATAATTCTCTTGCAGAGAAGATGACAACATAGATAGGCTGTTGGTCTTATGAGTCAGGGAGACCTAGGATCAAGCACTACCACTGGTAgatattagctatatgaccagaagtcacttaccttctcaaTGGCCACAGGCCATTTTTTAAGACTTCAAGTTATGGATTTGCCTAATTGCTGATATGATTGGGTAAAGGGAATTTACACATTGAGATTCCCTACACTAATGCAGATCACATGCCTGGAGTCCCACAGTTGTTGCTTCTCAAGCAAGGACAGATAAAGGAAGATGAATTCAACATAGTGGCATAGGATATCTGAAATGCTTTTTCTGCCAAAAGCAGAGCAACAAAAAATTTCTTGGTTTGTCTTGATGGTAATTTCCCTCTCCAAATATGGAAGCAGTGAACGAATTTATAATCTCCCCCAAAAGAAACTAGTgactaaaatagaaatggagaatGTAGAGAAGAAAGCCATGTACCTTGAGATGCAGTACAAGATTTTCAAAAGCAGTTATCAAAGGATTCAGAGAAAAGACAGGTTAGACCAATCTaaccattccagaaagcaatttggaattatactccaAAAGCTATTCAGCTGTACCTTTGACCCAATACCACTCCTGGGTCTATAccacaggaaaaaaatcaaataaagaggaaaaggatctattggtatagaaatatttacagcagttctttttgtgataacaaagaatTGGAGGTTGTGGGGGTACCCAACAATTGGGAAAGAATGAGTCATTTATatatgatggaataatattatgctGTTAGAAATGATGGAGATGATTTCCGAGAAACCTAAGAAGATATATGAGTTTATGCAAAATGGAGTGAcaagaacaaggaaaacaatgtatacaataacaacatcataaagataatcaactttaGTAATTCTGAATAACACaaatccaaaggactcatgatgaaacatgctacccacctTCAGACAGAGATACTCAGaattaaaatacttatttttcctttttctttctgcaTGATTAGGTGATAATTTGTTTTGTCtgactatacatatttgcaatggattttgtttttcttgacttctcagtGGCTGAATTTGTAACTGGAAGGGaaatataattgaattttttaaaaaagaaaagatgacttgAGTCACATGGACTTAAAACTTTTAGGGAAAATCAGATGGAGGGTGGGTCAGTTCACTCCAACAATGAAATCAGAACATGAAACATTTcttgaggaggaaaaggagtTCTCTAAAGATATCAGTGCTGCATACAAAATAACTTAAAGTACAAATCAGATTTTTCAAGATATatgtaaagaaaatgaaggtaaagAAAGATAACATAAAAGCAGGATACATTCTTTTAAGAATTCTCTTAGGATTCCTAAAACTCAGAAAGAGCTAAAGTTGGTGAGGAAAGTTAATAAGggaaaaggattttatattgaaGAAAAGAGTAGGAGAAGAGATAGGAACATTGCAGGGTAGATCAAACAATGATAATGGATAGTGGAGAGACGGCAGAACAAGttgttttgcttctcttttctttgccaagaactaTCAAGAGAAATGAAAGGTTAAGGACTGCAGTGGACCAGCGATTTAATTAGCATAGGAGGCTCTTAGGTGAGGGAACCCTTTCAATAAAAGTCAGCACCCTTAAAGCAATTTGTAGGCTTTGAGAATTGACTAGAACACTGAAGGAAGAAGTGATTTGCACAGCATCATACAAATAGTGTGTGTCAGGAGGACTTggaaacccaggtcttcctagctctgaGAACAACTGTCCCATTAGATAGGAAGAGAGCAGCAAGTTCCCCAAATAAGTTCCAATCATGTGGCTAAGAAAATGTATTTGGTAGATGTGATTGCTCAGCTAAAATCAATGAAAATTGATTTTGGAAATGGAAGTATtgcaagatttcagaaaaaccaatGATGGACATTTATATGCAGCTTTAAAGTTTGTCtttatatatattgttataaCTGAGCCTCACTAATCTCAATAAAAAGGCactacaaagggctttaaaagatggtatgctctttgatccagcaataccactactggtggagtttggaattgatcccaccattatggaaggtaatttgaaattatgcccaaaggactttaaaagaatgtctgtcctttaatccagcaataccactactaggtctgtaccccaaagagataattaaaaatcgttgtacaaaaatatttatagctatactttttgtggtggcaaaaatgttggaaaatgaagggttataccttaattggggaatgactgaacaaattgtggtatatgatggtcatggaatactattgtgctataaggaatgatgaactgcttgatttctatatgaactggaggAACCTCCATGAACTTATGTGGAgccaaatgagcagaaccaagagaacattatacacagagactgatacactgtggtacagtcaaatgtaatggacttctctactagcagcaatgcagtgatctaggacaatcccaagggacttatgagaaagaacgctatccacatccaaagaaagaactgagggagtagaaacacagaagaaaaacatatgatgtatctatcacttgtttatatgggtatatgatttggggtttaggttttaaaagattactctattacttAAATgattaatgtggaaataggtattgagtgataatatatgtataacacagGGGAATTATTTGTCATCTCCAggagtgggaaggggagaggggagggaaaagaacatgaatcatggaaccatggaaaaatactttaaaataatagaaaactgtacaaaataaaaaataaaaagcacacTGCAAAaggagtgggaggaggaaaagattaAAATCAGCAAATTATAAGTGAGATTGATTTGGGTTATTAAAGGAATGATGGTATGTGGCGAACATCTATAAAAGGAAGCAATAATAATGAAGAGGACTTGCCAgactaaagtaattttcttttcctgacaAGTGGATCAGGGAAATGCTTTAGATTTTCTATGCTTGATTTCAGCAAAGCATATTATGCTATTCTGGCAACAAAATTAAGAGGTGTGATAGGCTCCTTATAGTACATGGGGTTTTCAGAACTGGCTAAATGATTGGGCCCAAAATGCAATCACTGATAGGCTGTCAACTTGTCGAGGACTTTTAGTGAAATGCTCTAGAGAACTGTATTTGACCCTGTGTTGTATAATATTATCACTGTTTTAGATTATGATATAAATTTGACagatattaagcatttattatatacaaGGCACTGTGCTGATCAAATTTATAGACAATACAAAGGTCAGAAGGGAGGATATAataaatttgatgtccaaatctAAATCCAAAAAAGATCTCCACAACTAGAATGATGGAACAAATCCATTAAGAGGAAATTTAATAGTTGGGAATTTCCTAAagctgaatggaaaaaaaaaattacagcacTATTGgagaaaagatgacaaaattaCTTAGTTCCTCTCCATATATGTTGTCAGACACAGTTGATTTATCAAGAATAGATATAGTGAGAGTCTACTTGCCTTGGTCAGACCATGTTTGAAGTCCATTCTAGGTCTGCACATTAGAAAACATATTCTCAAACTAGAATGTATCTAGAACTAGACAACCCAGAATGGTAACATTCATACTATATAAGGAATAAAACTGATGGAAATAGACTATATCATTTTGAAAGACTTCCAATGTAGAAGAGGCAATTGACTTGTCCTTGACTTCAAAGGATAGTACTACAAACCAACAAGTAAAAATCACATTGGAAGATTTTGGCTTCCTGTGAAGAAAAAGTTCTTAACATTGCTCAGATTACAAAGTGGAACGAGTCAGTTGGATTTTCTTTTCCATACAGGTCTGCAAATAAAGGATGAATACTTTAACTTCCCCTAATAGAGTTTAAGAGGACTCTTGTTTTGATAGACTTGTttggatggcctctgaggtatTTTCCGACAAAGTCTTTGATTCTTTGTCAAAACAAGAGTTTCCCCAAAGGTAGGGGTGTCTCTAATTTAGTCTGGGAGTTCTCTAGAAGTGTGAGCATTTCTCCTCTTGTTCTTCAGAATCCTCATGGTTGTATGTAACAATAGTGATGGGTGTCTCCTTCTTCAGAATCTGTCGTCATTTCACAGCCCACCAGACTAGCACATTGTGTGGTGGAATGATTTCAAAAGAATCCTTAATCTCTGACAATACCATACCTGTTGATATTTACATCTGGACCCAAGATTTCTAGTATACTCTCTACATATCCcaatttgggatattccctgtcTCTTTGAGAAGAGACTCTATGTCTATTAAAGGGTCCTTGGAAGGGAGGGTATGTCTCCTCCATCTGAATGGAGGatgcctaaagtcaggaagtggGGGAAATGTCCTTGTTAGAGGGCCTTTGGACATGAAAGGGTGACCCTCTTTTGgactaattatataaattaatgggCAGGGATATATTAGCCTAAAATCTAGGGCCCTACAAGTATTTATTGTTGGGAGGCAAACAAAGGGGGATTTGGGTGCCAGGATATTGTTGGATGGGGTTGGAATGTCACATAGGACCTTCATTCAGGCTTCCTCAGGGAAGGTGGTGTTGAGGGCCTCCTGAGAGGGAAGGGCCCGAACTTTGGGTGGGGAGCCCTTCAGCAATTGAGCCACAGTGACCTGAGGGTTAAGTGCATGGGTCTGGATAGGTCGCTGCTCAGAAGGTTCCTCAGACAGTGGACCAagggttttttctctctctctgtgggaAGGAATAAAACCACTTCGATGAGTGTTTTTGCTTGGATTCCAGAGGCTCACATTAGGCATCAGCTTCATTGTGTCCAGTAGGGATGAAGGTTTCCACATCAGCTGGGAGGTGGCCTCAAGGACTCTTGTACCATGGTGAGGAAGTGTACTCAGGTCAGGACTTGGCCTTTTTCCTGACTCCATCGTTGACATCAGACTTGAACCCACTGGCTGCATCTGCAATAGATCTGTTTTCCTCTCCAACCCACTAGGCCATTGGATATTAGACCACTGCTTTGGAGTGAAGTGCCGGCTCTGGAGTTCTAAGACAGGGGTTAGGAAGGGAAGGCCTGGGCTAGGGAAATGGAAACCACGATGGAAGTTGGGAATGGGGCGGCGGTGGGCAGGCAGCTTAAAATTGAGCTTTTTCCCATACTTTACATGCTTCCTTTGTTCCTTGTAGGACTCCAGTGGGTGGACCTCTGCATCAGGGACCACAACTTTGGCCAGGGGTTGAATTTGGTGCTGGGGAAGATGGGTAGGATCCAGTGGATCCATGGCTATGATTTGTCCCATTTTATCATACACCAGACCGGGTGCTAGGTATGACCGTCCCAGCTGTAAGCGCATGAACTTGGCTGAGGCAGCAGGTAACAAAGTGGGGCTTAGTGAAGGTACCTGAGCTGGAAGAGGCCGGGATTTAGGGAGGCCCCAGGGAGGACTAGCCAGGAATGGTGGGAGAGGAACAGATAGATAGTAGGGGGAAGGTAAATCTGCCTCCTCCATTTGGTCTTGGGTGTCCCCACCCCCCTGTGGATGGAAAGAGGATCGAGGGGTCGGTTGAGGAGATCGAACATAAGTGGGCTGTGAAGTTAGAGGTGCCTGAGAACTTCCCCATAAGTACATATCTAGAGAAGGATGTGGACTCATTGGGCTGGATGTTTCTAAAGAAATCTGGGAACTCTCCCACATGGAAAGACAGGGATAACTATTAGGAGCTGAATCTAGACAAGGGTGGGGTAAGACAAAGTGTTGGGGGCTCTGTGAAGAGAGTTCTGGTGTTGGGGGGGGACCTGGGGTGGGCCCCAACTCAAGAGGTTCCCAGAAAGATAAGCTCTGCTCCTCAGAACATGAGATCCAAGTCTTCTGATGCAAGGGGAGCTGTTCCGAACACTCAGtgccctggggggaggggaggaaacagGAGAATGAGGGCTATGGGGTGGCTGGGTTATTCATTTAAACATCAAAGAGGTGGTCTAGGAAGGGATTTAGTCATTGGGAGAGGATCTGGGAAATGATTTTGGGGAAGGTTAGATGGGAGGAAGCTGGAAAAATTAGAGAGATGGTTATATACAAAGAGGGGATAAGGTGGGGATGGTATTACCTCAGGTTGGGAGATGGGTTCGAGTCCAGGGGGAATAGGAGGGGAAGGTGCATGCAGTACAGGCACAGAGCCTTGAGCCCAGGTGTCTGTGGTGCTGGCCCTAGGCTCCTCATCCTCCCCCCATGTAGGGTCTTCGGCCACATCTGTCTCACCCTCATCCCTTGCAAGGAATCGCCACTCAGTGATCTGCAGCATGGCCTCTCGGGCCTGGCTGATGGTGAATGGGATGCACTGTGAGGGAATGAGGGGGAGGCAGAAGAAAAAAGTGTTACTGGGCTTGGGAGAGTGAGGAAATAGGAATAAAAGTATAGTTAAAAAATAGACTtggaagtcaaatgacttgagttcaaattctagtaCTTACTAGATATAAAATAACTGTAATAAAACACCTCCTAAATGACTGATGTGTGAtagtggcaagtcatttaatctgagCCTCATTTCCAAAGTGGGGATATCAACATCTGTTACCAACATACTTCctgggattgttgtgagaatcaaatgacacATGACATAGGTGGAAAATACtttagacagaaaaaaaatatcaactattattattcttgctcttgggtgggtgggggggagtaAATAGATGTGCACCTGCTGAGTCAGATAGATCTTGAAGGCAGCATCCATCACGCGGGCCAGCAGTTCAGCCAAGATATCCCCTACCACATCTTCACCCTCTTCAATGCTCACAAGCGCAATCCATTCAGCTTCATTCAGGCGGCCAGGTACAATTTCTACCTGGGGCACAGGCACTGTAGGGGGACGAACTTTCTCGGCCTTGGTGCGAGTCTGCCCTCGGTCCCTGGCGGTTTTCTGTAGGAAGAACAATGATGActtataatagtaatagctagcattttggTAGAGCTTTATAATTCCCATTACCTCATTTGGTCCTTAGAAGGAGCCTGTCAAGTGGGTAGGTACTAGAGGTGTCCTAACTGAGGGTTTCTCACCATTCCGATCTATCCTGAGCCCTGTACACTGGACTTTGTGTTATAGCGGGGTAGCCTTGGGCAAGCCCCAGCTTATCATTCATCAATGGAGGAGATGATTGGTTTGGATCACCTCTCTATTATCCCTTCCTGCTGTTATTACTTATAGTACTTGTAATACTCCTTGAGATCGGGAAAGGGCAGGGAGAAGGAGCCGTTCCGTGACTGCGGAAGATGCGagtgccacccccacccccacccccgccgGAAAGCCCGAGATGGTTCCTAACTTCCCGGAAGCCGGAATTGCTCACCGTGCCTTCATGCGCCATAGCTGCCGGCCGCCGGAGTCTGGTGGCTCGGAAGCTCCAGGTCCAGCCTCTGCCTCAGTCCACTCCCAGATACTAGCTACTCCAAAGCTCCCTAACGGTCTCCCAGGCAACCATGGGCGGTACCAGACGCAACTCCGCCCCCCGGGCGTCTTGCCTAGCGTGTGACGTAAGAAGCCACTGCGGCGCCCCGTGCGTCGTCTCCATGGTGGCAGCGGATGCGGGGACTGACAGGCAGAGTGAGGCGCGGTGCCGCGAAAGGGGGGCGCGGGGAGGTCTGGAGGGGACGTCTAACTAGGGCAGGAGAGGCGGGGAAAGAACCGGGGTCTGGTGGGAGGGGTCTGGGCCCTGATATGCCCTTTCTCCGCTTCCCCTTCCTCTCGTCTGATTCAGGCTTCTGCTCCCTCGTCTTCCTGTAGCCCTGACCCCCGTGTGTTGAAGGTACACCAGCGCCGGTGTGGTGGTAGCGTGAGACCCTCGAGCCTCGGTGTCCCTCCGCGGTCCTCCAACGCAAGTGTGAGCACGACCTGTGTCCCTCCGCGAACTAGCACCTCCCACTCGTAGGGCTAGATGTGTGTCCTTCCGCCTCTTTATCCcctttcccacccacccccaggtTGAGGGTGGGGAGGGGCCAGTGCTCTCGAGTACCCCCTCAGGGCACTGACCCCCCCCCAGCTCAGGAATCCATCTAGTCATTAAACATGGCTGTCCAAGGAATAACCCATACTGACCCTCCTGCGTTTCCTGACTCCTTGTGCATTTCTAATCCCACCATTCCAGAGAAACCCCCCCCTTCATTGCCACAACCCAAGACCACCTCTTAAAAAAACctataccttctatcttagaatcaatattaagtatcggttctaaggcagaagagcagtaagggttaggcaatggaagttaagtgacttgctcagggtcacacagctaggaagtatctgaggccagatttgaagccagatcctcCTGGCTCcaacctggctctccatccactgagcccccacccccacaccccaaGTAGACCACTTTACTCTCTGTCCCAGGTCTCCTCCAGACATTCTCATCCCCATCTCCTCATTCTCATCACCCCCCAGGTTTGTAGTGTAGGGGACAGAATTCTGGGGTTGCTGTCAATATGACCtgaaattcaaatccatcctcagaggATTACTAGCTGTGGAAAGTCACATATccattgtctgcctcagtttcctcaactgtaagatggaaataatagcagcacctacctcccaggaggatcaaatgaaatacctGTAAAGCATAGCTCCGGTGTTATAGAAACATCTATTTTCCCCTCTACTGCCATCCCAATACCCACTGTTTGATGTCCTGTGTATATCCTGGCCTCCAGACTTGTAAATCTTCATGTATTTTCCTTAAAAACTTCTCTGACCTCCTAGTGTCCCTCCAGATTCACCTTGTCCTAGCTCCCTCTCAACCTCTGAGTATTTCTGCCCCAGGATGTACCGCAGGGATCGGCCTTTGCTCCTCCGGTCCTGCCCTGCAGCCCTGTACAACAACCTCTGTGTGCTGCCCCTGCCAGCCTCAGGGCTCGCCCAGTTTGCTTTGGTCCATGGATCCAATTGTGAGCTCCTCAGTGCAGTCCCCAGTGGCCTTCCTCTGTCCCAGCGTCTACTCCACGCTAAAGAAGGGGCTGGGCTGAACCTTCCTCTCATCACCCAGGTGAGTTATGTGACCCAGGGGAGAAGCTGGACCCTCCTGAGAGGAAGGTTCTTTTGAGGGTAGGACCTGAGGCTGACAGGTGCCCCTGCCTTTCCCGATTCCTACCCCATGTTATTGTGTTTGTTGATCCTGTTAATGTCTCTTCTAAACCCCCACTAATGTCCTAGTTCCTtgtgaatttttccttttctgactccCACGTTGACTTCTCAGGCCTATTGGTGTGTCCTGCCTTTCCGAGTGTTACTAGTGTTGACTTCACAGAGAGGCATACAGGTAAACAAGAAAAAGGGCATTTCTGTTCCTTATAGGTCCCTCTCCTCCATCCTTTCCCTTGTATCTCACCCTGCACTTCTACAAGAGAACATCCCATTCCACATACCTATGGGCTGACATCCCCAATAGGGTTCTCCCCACCTTCCCCACAGCCATGGTTTAATGTATTTATCTATTCCCACAACATAGTTCCACCTCTACCATTCCCCCCTTGCAGATATATGAGTCAGACGGTTCTGTCATGGTTTACTGGCATGCTCTGGACTCTAGTGATGCCCCCCCAGGTACTGCAGGGCAGGGAGTGGGGTGGGAAATTTAGGCAGAAGAGAATTGGGAGGGAGGCAAAGACTGGACTTCTATGGGATATTTAATGATCTTCCTATCTTAGCGCAGGCCCTGTTTGCCCGAGGAATTGCTGCCAGTGGCCACTACATCTGTGTGGGTGAGGAGGTCGTGGGGAGGTAACATGTAAGGGGTCTGGGCTGGGTGGAAGTATTGGACAGAATATTGGGATGAAAGGGCCTCATTGGAGAGTTCAGAAGTGGGAGAGGCTCTGAGGGCTCAGTTAATTGAGGGACTAAGTAGGAGCCTGGCTGGGATGGAGAGTATGAAATGTGATTGGAGACAGCCATTGAGGCCCACCATGGCCCTGGCCACAGGGACGTGGTCTGGCCGGGTACTGGTGTTTGACGTCCCAGCCAAAGGACCCAACATTATGCTGAGTGAGGAGCTGAATGAACACCGGGTGCCAGTGACGGATATTGCAGCTGAGCCTGCTCAGGGACAGGTAAGGGATCCTTCTGTACAGGAGGGAAGCAGGAAAGGACTTCTCATTCCCCAGCAGCCCAGTCCAGCAAGATGATTAGAGGGTCATAGTTTAGAGCTGGGATGGACTTTGGAGGACAATGAATGCCACCTCCTTTTGAGGACGCAAGCACAGAAAGATAGCTCATGGTCACCCAGAAAATGTCCaagataggacttgaactcaggtcttgttgACTCTTGTTGACTACATCCAGTACAAGGCCATATTTCCCCTCTATGAAAAGAGCCCCGAATGAGGAGACTTCAGGAGACCTTGATTCTGCTTATGGCATAACAGTTCCTTAATTGGGGGACCTCGGACAGGTCACATCTCAGTCTGCATTGGGTCTCTgttgcttcatctataaagtaaggagagggttgaactagattTAAGTTGTCTTCTAGCTCTATTATTCCATGATCTatactctcccttctccaaatccTTCCTGTTGAAGGATGATGGCCCAGTTCATGTCTCACCTCTCTCATCTTGCCTTCCCATAAGAATTTGCATTGCCTAATAATGTACTTTATTCAATCTCTTCTACAAATGGCTGTTTTACTGTCAGAATTACACAACTTAGCACCTAAGTATTATATGACACCCTTGTTTCTTAATATAGAGCAataggttctgaacctggaggtttgtgaagtttttgtaaaaataatttactaaCCATATTTCAGTATCATTGATTTCTTTAGTAatcctatctattttattttatgcatttgaaacattattctgagaaggaaccCATAAGGTTTCGCCAGACTGACTCTTCCATGGATCCATGACACATAACAAAGGTGCAAAACCCCAATATCTTGTGAGGATAGGAACTTAGAGCTCAATAAAGACTTTTAAATTGCTTGGCTACAATTTCAGTAACCTGGATCCTCATCTCAGGGACctcttaaataatttcctttctctgggccttagtCTTATTCTCCAAAAGGGATGATGACACCCCCTTTGAGGGTGTTATAAGCACCCAGTGAAATTCTAGCTGGGCAGCAGGTTTTGCTGCTGTGAGTCTGACCAGGAGGAGCTCTAGCCAGAAGACTGGTTTTCAGTACTGCCATCCATCCTTATTCCCAGTTTCAGACCCCAGTCTACCAAAGGGCAGTGGCTGACAAATGCTCCCTTAGCTCTCACAGAGTATAGGACTCATGGAAGGTGGTCTTGGGGAGATGACCTACTGCCTCTCTTCCCTCAGGATTGTGTAGCTGATGTGGTGACAGCGGATGACTCGGGCCTTCTGTGCGTCTGGAAGTCAGGGCCGGAGTTTAAACTGCTGACCCGAATCTCAGGATTTGGGTATGAGAGATCCAAAAAAGGGAGGTGGGTCAGGATTTAGATGGGAAGTCAATTGGGGAGGCCAACCCAATGTCCTTTATCTCCACAGAATCCCTTGCCCCTCAGTCCAGTTGTGGCAAGGCTCTGTAGCTGCTGGTTTTGGGGATGGGCAGATCCGAATCTTTGAGGCCAGCTCCGGGGCCCTGCACGTCCAGATCAATGCCCATGCCCGTAGTATCAGTGCCCTAGACTTGGCACCTGAGGCAGGCAAGGTGAGTCAGCATAGGCCCCATGGTATCAATGAACATCTTCTAGGCTTCTCAGTAGGAAACCATGATGGAGGCATTTGA
This DNA window, taken from Monodelphis domestica isolate mMonDom1 chromosome 6, mMonDom1.pri, whole genome shotgun sequence, encodes the following:
- the C6H2orf81 gene encoding uncharacterized protein C2orf81 homolog isoform X5, whose protein sequence is MAHEGTKTARDRGQTRTKAEKVRPPTVPVPQVEIVPGRLNEAEWIALVSIEEGEDVVGDILAELLARVMDAAFKIYLTQQGTECSEQLPLHQKTWISCSEEQSLSFWEPLELGPTPGPPPTPELSSQSPQHFVLPHPCLDSAPNSYPCLSMWESSQISLETSSPMSPHPSLDMYLWGSSQAPLTSQPTYVRSPQPTPRSSFHPQGGGDTQDQMEEADLPSPYYLSVPLPPFLASPPWGLPKSRPLPAQVPSLSPTLLPAASAKFMRLQLGRSYLAPGLVYDKMGQIIAMDPLDPTHLPQHQIQPLAKVVVPDAEVHPLESYKEQRKHVKYGKKLNFKLPAHRRPIPNFHRGFHFPSPGLPFLTPVLELQSRHFTPKQWSNIQWPSGLERKTDLLQMQPVGSSLMSTMESGKRPSPDLSTLPHHGTRVLEATSQLMWKPSSLLDTMKLMPNVSLWNPSKNTHRSGFIPSHREREKTLGPLSEEPSEQRPIQTHALNPQVTVAQLLKGSPPKVRALPSQEALNTTFPEEA
- the C6H2orf81 gene encoding uncharacterized protein C2orf81 homolog isoform X1 translates to MAHEGTKTARDRGQTRTKAEKVRPPTVPVPQVEIVPGRLNEAEWIALVSIEEGEDVVGDILAELLARVMDAAFKIYLTQQCIPFTISQAREAMLQITEWRFLARDEGETDVAEDPTWGEDEEPRASTTDTWAQGSVPVLHAPSPPIPPGLEPISQPEGTECSEQLPLHQKTWISCSEEQSLSFWEPLELGPTPGPPPTPELSSQSPQHFVLPHPCLDSAPNSYPCLSMWESSQISLETSSPMSPHPSLDMYLWGSSQAPLTSQPTYVRSPQPTPRSSFHPQGGGDTQDQMEEADLPSPYYLSVPLPPFLASPPWGLPKSRPLPAQVPSLSPTLLPAASAKFMRLQLGRSYLAPGLVYDKMGQIIAMDPLDPTHLPQHQIQPLAKVVVPDAEVHPLESYKEQRKHVKYGKKLNFKLPAHRRPIPNFHRGFHFPSPGLPFLTPVLELQSRHFTPKQWSNIQWPSGLERKTDLLQMQPVGSSLMSTMESGKRPSPDLSTLPHHGTRVLEATSQLMWKPSSLLDTMKLMPNVSLWNPSKNTHRSGFIPSHREREKTLGPLSEEPSEQRPIQTHALNPQVTVAQLLKGSPPKVRALPSQEALNTTFPEEA
- the C6H2orf81 gene encoding uncharacterized protein C2orf81 homolog isoform X3; protein product: MKTARDRGQTRTKAEKVRPPTVPVPQVEIVPGRLNEAEWIALVSIEEGEDVVGDILAELLARVMDAAFKIYLTQQCIPFTISQAREAMLQITEWRFLARDEGETDVAEDPTWGEDEEPRASTTDTWAQGSVPVLHAPSPPIPPGLEPISQPEGTECSEQLPLHQKTWISCSEEQSLSFWEPLELGPTPGPPPTPELSSQSPQHFVLPHPCLDSAPNSYPCLSMWESSQISLETSSPMSPHPSLDMYLWGSSQAPLTSQPTYVRSPQPTPRSSFHPQGGGDTQDQMEEADLPSPYYLSVPLPPFLASPPWGLPKSRPLPAQVPSLSPTLLPAASAKFMRLQLGRSYLAPGLVYDKMGQIIAMDPLDPTHLPQHQIQPLAKVVVPDAEVHPLESYKEQRKHVKYGKKLNFKLPAHRRPIPNFHRGFHFPSPGLPFLTPVLELQSRHFTPKQWSNIQWPSGLERKTDLLQMQPVGSSLMSTMESGKRPSPDLSTLPHHGTRVLEATSQLMWKPSSLLDTMKLMPNVSLWNPSKNTHRSGFIPSHREREKTLGPLSEEPSEQRPIQTHALNPQVTVAQLLKGSPPKVRALPSQEALNTTFPEEA
- the C6H2orf81 gene encoding uncharacterized protein C2orf81 homolog isoform X2, yielding MKKTARDRGQTRTKAEKVRPPTVPVPQVEIVPGRLNEAEWIALVSIEEGEDVVGDILAELLARVMDAAFKIYLTQQCIPFTISQAREAMLQITEWRFLARDEGETDVAEDPTWGEDEEPRASTTDTWAQGSVPVLHAPSPPIPPGLEPISQPEGTECSEQLPLHQKTWISCSEEQSLSFWEPLELGPTPGPPPTPELSSQSPQHFVLPHPCLDSAPNSYPCLSMWESSQISLETSSPMSPHPSLDMYLWGSSQAPLTSQPTYVRSPQPTPRSSFHPQGGGDTQDQMEEADLPSPYYLSVPLPPFLASPPWGLPKSRPLPAQVPSLSPTLLPAASAKFMRLQLGRSYLAPGLVYDKMGQIIAMDPLDPTHLPQHQIQPLAKVVVPDAEVHPLESYKEQRKHVKYGKKLNFKLPAHRRPIPNFHRGFHFPSPGLPFLTPVLELQSRHFTPKQWSNIQWPSGLERKTDLLQMQPVGSSLMSTMESGKRPSPDLSTLPHHGTRVLEATSQLMWKPSSLLDTMKLMPNVSLWNPSKNTHRSGFIPSHREREKTLGPLSEEPSEQRPIQTHALNPQVTVAQLLKGSPPKVRALPSQEALNTTFPEEA